A stretch of Schistocerca cancellata isolate TAMUIC-IGC-003103 chromosome 3, iqSchCanc2.1, whole genome shotgun sequence DNA encodes these proteins:
- the LOC126175481 gene encoding uncharacterized protein LOC126175481, giving the protein MATDGMFAENSAEFKLTAEEDRELQKKLRDFGKEYISRSGRLVPAKIQPDVLCSCPQRCNEKISTEDRMKLFSEFYKLGDQIRQNEFLRAHINARAVQKRSPDNKPLKRAKRRVSCKYRVPLLSKTDMHIGPGTSPTGARLIEVCQKAFMNIFVITEKRVRLQREKLIVEVMGTKGIPHVQHKRHPHDVFTTNKLPLQSADEPVDMTIPRNTTEVDVTILKEREHDIALVDNFFMNQLWKPEYINTAI; this is encoded by the exons ATGGCGACGGATGGAATGTTTGCGGAAAACAGTGCTGAATTTAAATTAACTGCAGAAGAAGATCGCGAACTACAAAAGAAACTACGTGACTTCGGTAAAGAATATATATCCCGATCTGGTCGACTTGTGCCAGCTAAAATCCAGCCAG ATGTGCTTTGCAGCTGTCCTCAGCGCTGCAATGAAAAAATATCGACTGAAGACAGAATGAAACTGTTTTCGGAGTTTTACAAACTTGGAGACCAAATTAGACAGAACGAATTTCTACGAGCTCACATTAATGCACGGGCTGTACAAAAGCGATCACCTGACAATAAACCATTGAAGAGAGCAAAACGCAGAGTAAGCTGCAAATATCGGGTTCCTTTACTTTCGAAGACCGATATGCATATTGGGCCTG GAACAAGTCCAACTGGTGCGAGATTAATAGAAGTCTGCCaaaaagcgtttatgaatatttttGTCATCACTGAGAAACGAGTTAGATTACAGCGTGAGAAGCTGATTGTGGAAGTTATGGGCACAAAAGGAATTCCCCATGTGCAACACAAAAGGCATCCCCATGATGTCTTTACTACAAATAAGCTGCCTTTGCAGTCTGCTGACGAACCTGTAGACATGACTATCCCACGTAACACGACAGAAGTTGATGTGACAATACTCAAGGAGAGAGAGCATGATATTGCCCTAGTGGATAATTTTTTTATGAATCAGCTGTGGAAGCCAGAGTATATTAACACAGCGATTTAA